From the Macrobrachium nipponense isolate FS-2020 chromosome 9, ASM1510439v2, whole genome shotgun sequence genome, the window GGCAATGGGAACAGTACTTTGTATAGCCTTCTAATTTCATTTAACCATCTGtcaaaaaaattcattataatattAGAGAATATAAGAGAGTTTGTAAGTCATTGATTAAAAGTATGATATACGACCAGTTTACCATACCAGCAATTTCACGATTTTCCAAACATATGTTTCTACAAATCTGTGTTGTTAATTATGAAAATTGCTGAAAGTTAACCAATATGGACCTAGTTAGACCTAATAAAATTTAGTATCAGTGTGTTCTAGATTGTTTAGTAGAGAAAAATGTAATACTTTCTTTTTAGAGAACAATTTGAAGTTGGATTCTTTTGAACTCtcgtaaaataaaacaataaaaagttcaGATATGTCGTAAATACCAGTTAACATATGCATCACGTAGATTTATGCCAGAATTAAGATTCCAAGAAACCTAAGAAAGCAGAAAATGATCACTTCCTATCCCTTTCCACTTCGCTCATTCTATCAAGACTGGACAAGACAAAAGCCAAAGACCAGTTCACTGGTTTTGAACGACTCCTCGTGCAAAGACAATGACAATGGAACTACGGTGCTTGAATAGTTGAACTACAGCTCTGTTCATATCTTAGAATTTATATTCATTAGAGCCATCGAAATCATTTGCGGGACTCGCGTTTAATTAGCAATTTAGAATGTATTAGACTTCAGGCATCAAATATGTAACAGAAGGAGAGAAATAAGATTTTAGGGTAGAGACATTAATCCTGGGAACAAATACGTGGAGAAGTGCAGTAATCAATATGCTATCAGCGGGTATCAGTTATATTGTTGAGAAACCCCTCATTAGCAAAGTGACAAaactcctactatgagattcagggcttctgtaacacggttttttggcaataactttttatctatgcatttcatagatataacgttAATTCAGAatgcacattatatctacacataaattttgactgtattctgcattacgtaggttgaataaatttggtacttataatgtaaaagtgacttttttggaagacgggccaacttactcagagataaggtttcgaacgcactcgttacgtaacttatgacagcatttcttccctctttctcgatggatgattggctatacgtaacgaaggctatacctctggcaacaatgacataaaaatttaaatacaagcaaagcagtacacctttatgaactatgaatcctctccactgataattgtcataatgaacaaaccaacaaaatatgttaataaatacaaaaacacttcgattattagtctaactcccaaaataagtgtctaAGAAATTATAAATCTACTTATAGGTCCAaaacaatcagattgacaagatgtaaggaaatagttggtaattttcagaCACAGTAGAcaacttgatttgataactgctgtatccaatgccgagtaatttttatttatcggctatctacctatttactaaaaaaaaaaaaaaaaaaaaaatagccggtaccgtattttggctttaaacgttcaccaataattatcgtcagaatgatgacttcatgaggctccacccactttggcctcgtaaTTCAGGAAAACCCTGAAGGCTATCaaggacattgttgtattagaaaatctaacttctggctataaaaacttatttctcgagtagttgtaagaagtgctaaatgatcctcaaggatccaagcagttggcctaaacgtttaattcatgtatattgctgctatttctaattttgcggcactactgctacagtagtattactacgctagcacagataccccacccacatctatgtatcgttccgccattcataaattctttatatcgaacatggtcgtacagactatagaagaagaaaaagaattatatcggatgattcataggtctgctggagattttaacacatataagcttgtgtttactttagataataatNNNNNNNNNNNNNNNNNNNNNNNNNNNNNNNNNNNNNNNNNNNNNNNNNNNNNNNNNNNNNNNNNNNNNNNNNNNNNNNNNNNNNNNNNNNNNNNNNNNNNNNNNNNNNNNNNNNNNNNNNNNNNNNNNNNNNNNNNNNNNNNNNNNNNNNNNNNNNNNNNNNNNNNNNNNNNNNNNNNNNNNNNNNNNNNNNNNNNNNNNNNNNNNNNNNNNNNNNNNNNNNNNNNNNNNNNNNNNNNNNNNNNNNNNNNNNNNNNNNNNNNNNNNNNNNNNNNNNNNNNNNNNNNNNNNNNNNNNNNNNNNNNNNNNNNNNNNNNNNNNNNNNNNNNNNNNNNNNNNNNNNNNNNNNNNNNNNNNNNNNNNNNNNNNNNNNNNNNNNNNNNNNNNNNNNNNNNNNNNNNNNNNNNNNNNNNNNNNNNNNNNNNNNNNNNNNNNNNNNNNNNNNNNNNNNNNNNNNNNNNNNNNNNNNNNNNNNNNNNNNNNNNNNNNNNNNNNNNNNNCCAAATAGTTTGGCTAATGATCTGAGGTGAAACAGCCTACTCTGTGCAGTGGATTCAACTGATTTCGTTGCGTATCGATGGCGTGAAACCCATAATTTGATGCATCGTTTAAATAGCACAGTTGTCTACATAAGCATTCCCCGTTTTACTAATATTGTGCATTGTTTGCAAGTGACCAGGGCCTAAAATCCTTTTCCCATCACGAGAAGTGCCTGCAATTGAACTTCTTGAGGTCTGATTCTATACTTTCTAATTCCTCCAAGGTGTTGACTTCACTGAACTCCCCATCTGAAGGACAAGACGAATTATCCTGGGTTTTTGGATGAATGAGTTCGCCATTGACGTACctggaaatatattgaaaaaaaaaaatattgtagttAGCCAATAAACACCAAAGTATAATAGATCAGTGCATTCACAGTTTCATACTGAAAAGCTAGTATAATTATTAAGCAGCAAGTGTTTGGAAAACTTACCTCTGATTGATTGCTGATTTCCAGTAATTAACTGTAGCGTCTATATCTTGTGTGGCTGTTGAAAAGGGAAGCTCCAAGTAGCTCCAATGCATCGGCTTTCTCTTTTCCCATATACCCACCTAGTCTGCGTACCAGATATTCTACCATGTCCCGATGTCCAAGAGAGCTGGCCACAATCAAAGGCGTTAATCCTAtcaaagggaagaaaaagaataaataatccgGAAAATCAAGGAATCTTTAGCTGTGTTCAGTTTAATCTAAAGTTCACCTGATTCCATTCAAAATGGAGATATTTATTGAACTTGGACTAATTcaaatcttacaaaaaaaaacctaaaggTTATACATTCCTGGATCGAGACCCTTCAGCAAGACTCACCAGAATAGTCGGGACCCGTCCGAGCGTTGTGTTCCAGCAACAGTTTCATTACTTCCAGATGTCCTGCCTTTGCGCAGGCGTGGAGTGCACTTTCACCTTCTATGTTTTTTGCCATTGACATCAGCGGGGTGCACTTCCAAAAGGTACTTCACGATTTCCAAATGGCCGCCGAAGGAAGCAAGCATCAGACAAGTGACAGCGCGGTTATCAGCAGCCTCGATGTCTGCGGGAAATAGACCGATCAATGTATTACAAAAAACTTCACGACCTAAAGAAAGATTTTTCAACTTTGTACTAAAAACAAACGCTGTATAGCTTTTTACAACAAAACATAACGTTTGATATTATAGCAAGCTGCAGTATAAGCCAATGCAATAGATAATTAGTGACAGCAAGTAGTGCTTATAAAAAGTAACATTGAAACTAAAATGCAGTGAAAACTCACAGGCCCCGTGTTCCTCAAGAAGCCTGACAATTTCGAAGTACCCAAGTGCACACGCTGCTTGCAGTGGAGTGCCGTTGAAACTGGTTTCGCCATTTGGATTGGCGCCTTTTAAAGAAAGGAGATAGTCAACAACCCAGTAATGGCCATTGGAAGCAGCGCACCATAAAGGACTAAACTCCAGACACGAGAGGTCCTTCAGCTGAAAACTGCAAAGAACAACAATCTAATGGTATTTCTGATGCTGCAAATGAACTTCTCTTTTTTATCAATATCAAAGAGCTcttaaatggaaaatttaaaCGGTTTTTCATACAGGTTTTTCAGTCATCATCCAAATACAGAGTAAGTCAGGGGAGACCTGTCTTTCGATATTTCAAGTGACTTACCTGAGCCCAGTTCTTCGACGTCTGCTTCTCTGTATTCAACGAGAATCCTGACGCAGTTCGTGTGTCCAAGAAGAGCTGCCGTGCACAGTATCGAATCCCGTCCCTCCTCGGCCCTCTCAACGCAGTACGTAACGCCCGATGGAAAAGTCTGAAAATGCACAATACAAGAATGAGATACCCAACAACATTAGCAACACATAGGAGCCTTTGGACATGCAGCTCATAGGTTATATAACACGCTCCCTCTTGAGCTGAAGCAGATTGAGGATTTAAAGTCTTTCTTAAAGAAACTTAAAGCATTTTTGTTTAATCGATGCTATGATATGGAATATCAAACAGTGAATGTGGAATATACCaccaccaaataataataatagtactagtaatagtaataataataataattaataataataataatagcatagaggactgcgttaacatcgacaacaaagcactggggcaatatatgaaaaccagtgaagacgagtggctcaagagtgcatgggaagaaggactaataaaagtagaccaagacccgaaatatacagagaaaggagaatgacaagcagaacagaggaatatcacaacaaaccaatgcacggacaatacat encodes:
- the LOC135218167 gene encoding protein fem-1 homolog B-like gives rise to the protein MDKIEGSFVCVTRTFPSGVTYCVERAEEGRDSILCTAALLGHTNCVRILVEYREADVEELGSGANPNGETSFNGTPLQAACALGYFEIVRLLEEHGAYIEAADNRAVTCLMLASFGGHLEIVKYLLEVHPADVNGKKHRRYVNGELIHPKTQDNSSCPSDGEFSEVNTLEELESIESDLKKFNCRHFS